In Cotesia glomerata isolate CgM1 linkage group LG3, MPM_Cglom_v2.3, whole genome shotgun sequence, one genomic interval encodes:
- the LOC123260475 gene encoding uncharacterized protein LOC123260475 has translation MTIIFLSCIIASAIIVFVAVASENEEDDLSKKEVELDEEFVEKITNAMMIEIKNPTPSLSDAINNYLSDRESYVQATIATCTLNVRFLKETLDLNFEALQYYARNTSEDDYKNFVTDHIKKIYEVIMPDVSFTVYSMLNTSLFTGSLLKLLAMYEYVVQDETEDETEVKKTICHSLIVFIVPKLNTSFGKRYKQGSAVIYINIPRLLTNYRYDRPKFREDMKNRKELRVLKKEFELVHESSGEYNNLIQIIDFEFYDNVYKVLFEDDDYDYDDIDDEDAEDEN, from the coding sequence atgacaataatatttttgagctgCATAATTGCATCGGCAATCATTGTCTTCGTTGCTGTTGCTTCAGAAAATGAAGAAGatgatttatcaaaaaaagaagTTGAACTCGATGaagaatttgttgaaaaaataacaaatgcaATGatgattgaaataaaaaatcctaCACCATCGCTTTCTGACgccattaataattatctgtCAGACCGCGAAAGTTATGTGCAAGCAACAATAGCGACTTGTACACTAAACGTAAGGTTCTTGAAAGAGACATtagatttgaattttgaagCCTTGCAATATTATGCGCGAAACACGTCAGAAGATGACTATAAAAACTTTGTGACTGACCACATTAAGAAAATCTATGAAGTAATAATGCCGGATGTAAGCTTCACTGTTTATTCAATGCTGAATACCAGTTTATTCACGGGGAGTTTATTGAAGCTGTTGGCAATGTATGAGTACGTGGTGCAAGACGAAACAGAAGATGAGAccgaagttaaaaaaacaatttgccATTCGCTGATCGTTTTTATAGTGCCGAAATTGAATACTTCTTTTGGGAAACGTTATAAGCAAGGATCGgctgtaatttatattaatattccGCGATTGTTGACCAATTATCGGTATGACAGGCCGAAATTCCGCGAAGACATGAAAAATCGCAAAGAGCTTCGGGTTTTGAAGAAAGAATTTGAATTAGTGCATGAATCTAGTGGagaatataataatttgatccaaataattgattttgaattttatgatAATGTTTATAAGGTATTGTTTGAAGatgatgattatgattatgatgacATTGATGATGAGGATGCagaagatgaaaattaa
- the LOC123260796 gene encoding uncharacterized protein LOC123260796 isoform X3 — protein sequence MDARFKSNLAMIGRNEPITRKARFWQSYVRALKGTDDMRAPEHTRKPRSIFSDYPELHSSSWPYGKSIFDNPSHASDRINVPGYRYLPVHREIYGYSPRQLYPHQYKPVDRFVSAESFDADRAWSDHLDRLADIDRLYPSSSPLLSRHKSPSLSTKPLFDIHGKLLDDPLTHFPSMLGRKAFHDMLEPQPSKPISAFTRDPWWYPCTAPYIPAHAQWISSPFFLRDSYLSPVKRNYLWRSHPLRPFACAR from the exons ATGGACGCGCGATTCAAGAGCAATCTTGCCATGATTGGCCGTAATGAACCCATTACGAGAAAAGCCAGATTTTGGCAGAGTTATGTACGTGCTCTCAAAG GAACCGACGACATGAGAGCACCCGAACACACTCGTAAACCTAGAAGCATATTCAGCGACTACCCTGAACTTCATTCGTCATCATGGCCTTACGGAAAATCTATTTTTGATAACCCATCGCACGCATCTGATCGCATCAATGTACCTGGATACAG gtACTTACCCGTTCATCGGGAAATCTACGGCTACTCACCGAGACAATTGTATCCTCACCAGTACAAACCCGTCGATCGCTTCGTCTCCG CTGAGTCATTTGACGCCGACCGAGCATGGAGTGACCACTTGGACCGATTGGCAGACATCGATAGATTGTACCCAAGTTCATCGCCCTTATTATCTCGTCACAAATCACCCTCGCTGTCGACGAAACCGCTATTTGACATTCACG GAAAGCTGTTGGATGACCCGTTAACGCACTTTCCTTCGATGCTGGGAAGAAAGGCTTTCCACGACATGCTGGAGCCCCAGCCGTCTAAACCGATCTCCGCCTTTACGAGAGATCCATGGTGGTACCCATGCACCGCACCGTACATCCCAGCTCACGCTCAATGGATATCCTCACCCTTCTTCTTAAGGGACAGCTATCTCAGTCCTGTTAAGCGTAATTACCTTTGGAGAAGTCATCCTCTCAGGCCTTTTG CTTGTGCCCGTTAG
- the LOC123260796 gene encoding uncharacterized protein LOC123260796 isoform X1, whose product MDARFKSNLAMIGRNEPITRKARFWQSYVRALKGTDDMRAPEHTRKPRSIFSDYPELHSSSWPYGKSIFDNPSHASDRINVPGYRYLPVHREIYGYSPRQLYPHQYKPVDRFVSAESFDADRAWSDHLDRLADIDRLYPSSSPLLSRHKSPSLSTKPLFDIHGKLLDDPLTHFPSMLGRKAFHDMLEPQPSKPISAFTRDPWWYPCTAPYIPAHAQWISSPFFLRDSYLSPVKRNYLWRSHPLRPFGKKFYYYSKPIPRVIFSRPWYNDYYC is encoded by the exons ATGGACGCGCGATTCAAGAGCAATCTTGCCATGATTGGCCGTAATGAACCCATTACGAGAAAAGCCAGATTTTGGCAGAGTTATGTACGTGCTCTCAAAG GAACCGACGACATGAGAGCACCCGAACACACTCGTAAACCTAGAAGCATATTCAGCGACTACCCTGAACTTCATTCGTCATCATGGCCTTACGGAAAATCTATTTTTGATAACCCATCGCACGCATCTGATCGCATCAATGTACCTGGATACAG gtACTTACCCGTTCATCGGGAAATCTACGGCTACTCACCGAGACAATTGTATCCTCACCAGTACAAACCCGTCGATCGCTTCGTCTCCG CTGAGTCATTTGACGCCGACCGAGCATGGAGTGACCACTTGGACCGATTGGCAGACATCGATAGATTGTACCCAAGTTCATCGCCCTTATTATCTCGTCACAAATCACCCTCGCTGTCGACGAAACCGCTATTTGACATTCACG GAAAGCTGTTGGATGACCCGTTAACGCACTTTCCTTCGATGCTGGGAAGAAAGGCTTTCCACGACATGCTGGAGCCCCAGCCGTCTAAACCGATCTCCGCCTTTACGAGAGATCCATGGTGGTACCCATGCACCGCACCGTACATCCCAGCTCACGCTCAATGGATATCCTCACCCTTCTTCTTAAGGGACAGCTATCTCAGTCCTGTTAAGCGTAATTACCTTTGGAGAAGTCATCCTCTCAGGCCTTTTG gaaaaaaattttattactattcgAAGCCGATTCCAAGAGTTATATTTTCAAGACCATGGTACAATGACTATTATTGTTAG
- the LOC123260796 gene encoding uncharacterized protein LOC123260796 isoform X2 produces the protein MDARFKSNLAMIGRNEPITRKARFWQSYVRALKGTDDMRAPEHTRKPRSIFSDYPELHSSSWPYGKSIFDNPSHASDRINVPGYRYLPVHREIYGYSPRQLYPHQYKPVDRFVSAESFDADRAWSDHLDRLADIDRLYPSSSPLLSRHKSPSLSTKPLFDIHGKLLDDPLTHFPSMLGRKAFHDMLEPQPSKPISAFTRDPWWYPCTAPYIPAHAQWISSPFFLRDSYLSPVKRNYLWRSHPLRPFDKINVLFASIL, from the exons ATGGACGCGCGATTCAAGAGCAATCTTGCCATGATTGGCCGTAATGAACCCATTACGAGAAAAGCCAGATTTTGGCAGAGTTATGTACGTGCTCTCAAAG GAACCGACGACATGAGAGCACCCGAACACACTCGTAAACCTAGAAGCATATTCAGCGACTACCCTGAACTTCATTCGTCATCATGGCCTTACGGAAAATCTATTTTTGATAACCCATCGCACGCATCTGATCGCATCAATGTACCTGGATACAG gtACTTACCCGTTCATCGGGAAATCTACGGCTACTCACCGAGACAATTGTATCCTCACCAGTACAAACCCGTCGATCGCTTCGTCTCCG CTGAGTCATTTGACGCCGACCGAGCATGGAGTGACCACTTGGACCGATTGGCAGACATCGATAGATTGTACCCAAGTTCATCGCCCTTATTATCTCGTCACAAATCACCCTCGCTGTCGACGAAACCGCTATTTGACATTCACG GAAAGCTGTTGGATGACCCGTTAACGCACTTTCCTTCGATGCTGGGAAGAAAGGCTTTCCACGACATGCTGGAGCCCCAGCCGTCTAAACCGATCTCCGCCTTTACGAGAGATCCATGGTGGTACCCATGCACCGCACCGTACATCCCAGCTCACGCTCAATGGATATCCTCACCCTTCTTCTTAAGGGACAGCTATCTCAGTCCTGTTAAGCGTAATTACCTTTGGAGAAGTCATCCTCTCAGGCCTTTTG acAAGATTAACGTTCTATTTGCGtctattttgtaa